A window from Deltaproteobacteria bacterium encodes these proteins:
- a CDS encoding DUF4177 domain-containing protein: MIEYKFVELSSVTDEQIEAIVNEWVRKGWRLDAIHFAMREASHRPAMAFIRFVRDVPDPGGSAPPAAD, from the coding sequence ATGATCGAGTACAAGTTCGTCGAGTTGTCCTCGGTAACGGACGAGCAGATCGAGGCGATCGTCAACGAGTGGGTGCGCAAAGGCTGGCGGCTCGACGCGATTCACTTTGCAATGCGCGAGGCGAGCCACCGCCCCGCGATGGCGTTCATCCGGTTCGTCCGCGACGTGCCAGACCCCGGTGGCAGTGCGCCGCCCGCCGCCGACTGA
- the hemB gene encoding porphobilinogen synthase, with amino-acid sequence MQFPDFRARRMRRTEGLRRLIRETHLSVDSLVYPLFVVPGTDVRREIPSMPGQYNLSVDRAVDAARATYDLGIPAVILFGVPETKDAVGSEAWKDSGVVQRAIRAIKKAVPDLVVIADACFCEYTDHGHCGVLVDGELDNDASLDNLARTVVSYARAGVDVVAPSGMLDGFVTACREALDEYNFDHVPILAYSAKYASAYYGPFRDAVDSAPRHGDRRGYQMDPANAREALREVTADIAEGADVVMVKPALAYLDVIARVRDEVDLPVAAYNVSGEYAMVKAAAERGWIDYDRVVMETLLAMRRAGADIIITYHAHDAARLLQK; translated from the coding sequence ATGCAATTTCCTGACTTCCGCGCGCGCCGCATGCGCCGCACCGAGGGCCTGCGGCGGCTGATCCGCGAGACCCATCTGTCGGTCGATTCGCTCGTCTACCCGCTGTTCGTCGTGCCCGGGACCGACGTCCGGCGGGAAATTCCGTCGATGCCGGGCCAGTACAACCTGTCGGTCGACCGAGCAGTCGACGCCGCCCGCGCAACCTACGATCTCGGCATCCCGGCGGTCATCCTATTCGGCGTGCCGGAAACGAAGGACGCCGTCGGCAGCGAGGCGTGGAAGGACAGCGGCGTCGTCCAGCGCGCGATCCGCGCCATCAAGAAGGCGGTGCCCGATCTGGTCGTCATTGCGGATGCGTGTTTCTGCGAGTACACCGACCACGGCCACTGCGGCGTGCTGGTCGACGGCGAACTCGACAACGACGCATCTCTCGACAACCTTGCCCGGACGGTCGTCTCGTACGCGCGAGCCGGTGTCGACGTGGTCGCCCCGTCGGGCATGCTCGACGGCTTCGTCACCGCGTGTCGCGAGGCGCTCGACGAGTACAACTTCGATCACGTCCCGATTCTCGCGTATTCGGCCAAGTATGCCTCGGCGTATTACGGACCGTTTCGCGATGCCGTCGACAGCGCGCCGCGCCACGGCGATCGCCGCGGGTACCAGATGGATCCGGCAAACGCCCGAGAGGCGCTGCGCGAAGTGACGGCCGACATCGCCGAGGGGGCCGACGTCGTGATGGTGAAACCCGCGCTCGCGTATCTCGATGTGATCGCGCGCGTGCGCGACGAGGTCGACCTTCCGGTGGCAGCCTACAACGTCAGCGGTGAGTACGCGATGGTCAAGGCTGCGGCCGAGCGCGGCTGGATCGACTACGACCGCGTAGTGATGGAGACGCTATTGGCGATGCGCCGCGCGGGAGCCGACATCATCATCACCTACCACGCGCATGACGCCGCACGGTTGTTGCAGAAATGA
- a CDS encoding response regulator, translating into MTRRKTMLIVDDEPRVLRVLSRLFKREYEVLHASDGAAALELARARHPDVIVTDQRMPNMTGVELLAHARRELPNALRVLITGFSEYSEADPVVQQAGIHLYVEKPFSPLTLRDLVAQAFEQHAPHGEC; encoded by the coding sequence ATGACCCGTCGCAAGACCATGCTGATCGTGGATGACGAGCCGCGCGTGCTGCGCGTGCTATCGCGCCTGTTCAAGCGCGAATACGAGGTCCTGCACGCGAGCGACGGCGCCGCAGCGCTCGAACTCGCCCGAGCGAGGCATCCCGACGTCATCGTGACCGATCAGCGCATGCCGAACATGACCGGCGTCGAACTGCTCGCACACGCGCGGCGCGAGCTACCGAACGCTCTCCGCGTGTTGATTACGGGCTTTTCGGAGTACAGTGAAGCCGATCCGGTCGTCCAGCAAGCTGGCATCCACCTGTACGTCGAGAAGCCGTTTTCGCCGCTAACCCTGCGCGATCTCGTCGCACAGGCGTTCGAACAACACGCTCCACACGGCGAATGTTGA